From Cricetulus griseus strain 17A/GY chromosome 1 unlocalized genomic scaffold, alternate assembly CriGri-PICRH-1.0 chr1_0, whole genome shotgun sequence, a single genomic window includes:
- the LOC118237638 gene encoding GLIPR1-like protein 1, giving the protein MALMKQLNCFWTLGLSLVVIKLSKAWDKIPKLPTIHDPEFIQEVVNSHNEIRSNINPSAANMNALNWDKDLAKLAKSWSKQCQFLHNPCIGKKYACIEDYDFIGENLYLTGIRTTLKRAISSWYNENEHYNFENMTCSKICGHYTQLVWDSTYKVGCAVTPCSKVGAVISAALFICNYAPGGTLIRRPYQAGTFCTRCHPDDQCTDLLCSNTDCDEATYYQFWYPHWEVPRPLMCDPLCLFILSLRVTCFVLCVIIVLIMQSQFPDILSEKQMFYERKMFSVEEEVRWRKRPMSKERKKMKTREKTTSQKPKPNRKKKNVEKQNVEL; this is encoded by the exons ATGGCCCTTATGAAACAACTTAATTGTTTCTGGACATTGGGTCTATCTTTGGTAGTCATCAAACTTTCTAAGGCATGGGACAAAATTCCCAAGCTACCAACTATCCATGACCCAGAATTTATACAAGAGGTTGTCAACTCCCATAATGAAATTCGAAGCAATATCAACCCTTCAGCAGCCAATATGAATGCCCTG aatTGGGACAAGGACTTAGCAAAACTGGCCAAATCATGGAGTAAACAGTGCCAGTTTTTACATAACCCCTGTATTGGGAAAAAATACGCATGCATTGAGGATTATGACTTTATTGGAGAAAATTTGTATTTAACTGGAATAAGAACTACACTAAAAAGAGCTATTTCTTCTTGGTATAATGAAAATGAACACTATAATTTTGAGAATATGACCTGTTCTAAAATTTGTGGCCATTATACACAG cttgtttGGGACAGCACCTACAAAGTTGGTTGTGCTGTGACTCCATGTTCAAAAGTTGGAGCTGTCATATCTGCAGCACTTTTCATATGCAATTATGCACCAGG agGAACTCTGATAAGGAGACCTTATCAGGCAGGGACATTTTGTACTCGGTGTCATCCTGATGACCAGTGCACGGATCTTCTATgca gtAATACAGATTGTGATGAAGCTACAT ATTACCAATTCTGGTATCCACATTGGGAAGTGCCCCGCCCACTTATGTGTGATCCTCTCTGCTTATTTATTCTTTCCCTGAGAGTAACATGTTTTGTGCTCTGTGTCATCATTGTTTTGATAATGCAGTCTCAATTTCCAGATATCTTATCAGAAAAGCAGATGTTTTAtgagagaaaaatgttttcagtagAGGAGGAAGTGAGGTGGAGGAAGAGACCAATGagcaaggagaggaagaagatgaagactAGGGAGAAGACAACCTCACAGAAGCCAAAgcccaatagaaaaaaaaaaaatgttgaaaagcaGAATGTTGaactttaa